ACGATGAAGGCGTCGTCGGTGTCCCGGTCGCGCCGGAACTGGATGGTGTTTTGCCCCTGCTGGAGCTGCGTGTCGGCGATGGTGTCCATCCAGTACTGCCAGCCCTCGCCGGGCGCGATGTCGAAGCCCGTCAGTTCGGCCCCGTTGACCCGTATCTCGTGGGTGAACTCGCCGACGTCGTACACCTGCATCTCGACGTACGGCTCGACCGGCGCGTCGGTCGGGACCTCGAAGCTGATCTCGTCGGTGCGGTTCCCCGAGAACTCGGCCCAGGACACGTCCAGCGAGTCGGCCGACGGGCCGAGATGTTGCTGGAACGAACAGCGAGCGTAGTTAGCCCGGTGTGACATACCGGAGCGTCGGACGGCTGGCTGATAAATTGCGGTGGCCCTAGCAGGAACAACCGGATGCGCGAGTCACGCTGTAGTCGGCCAGAAAGCCCCGCTAGAAGTCCCTAGAGACGCTTCGCGTCTCCCGACCCCGGAGCCAGAGACTCCGATCGGTCCCACCCAGCGCTGTGTGACCAGCCGGTGTGGGTGGGTCTGAAAGGGGCCGAGCTATGGGCGAACCCCGGCGACGTAAGCACCGCAGGCCGGACCGAGGAGCGCAACGAGCCGCGGGAGCCCATAGCTCGGGGCTTTCTGGCTGGTTACCTCGTGTTCGCTCGACCAAATGCGTCCCCACCAGCTCCGCCTCAGTAGAGCGGCTCGGGACCGGGTGGCATCGCGCGCTTGTGCGCGCTGGACTC
This is a stretch of genomic DNA from Halomicroarcula saliterrae. It encodes these proteins:
- a CDS encoding DUF7383 domain-containing protein; the protein is MSHRANYARCSFQQHLGPSADSLDVSWAEFSGNRTDEISFEVPTDAPVEPYVEMQVYDVGEFTHEIRVNGAELTGFDIAPGEGWQYWMDTIADTQLQQGQNTIQFRRDRDTDDAFIVGTAVVHWKEPVE